From the genome of Alphaproteobacteria bacterium, one region includes:
- a CDS encoding monovalent cation/H+ antiporter subunit D family protein encodes MLTDLPALQVLLPLFTAPLCVIFSRFGKVAWLLSTVAVWLVAAMCITTFFQVYDSKEVLTYHMGGWQPPYGIEYRIDLLSATMLALVSMIGAMVMPYAMRSVNEEIARERQPYFYAAFLLCLSGLLGILSTNDAFNLYVFLEISSLSSYALIAMGRDRRALTAAFQYLMLGTIGATFILIGIGYLYLMTGTLNISDLSTRISGIEDTRPVLVAFAFLAVGLCMKIALYPLHMWLPNAYAYAPSVISAFLAAVATKVGVYAVLRFFYTLFGYEYSFNGMHLALIFTALAIPAMLIGSTVAIFQNNLKRMLAFSSIAQIGYITLGIGLDSTNGLTAAIVHMINHSVIKFTLFLALGCFALRLGSKVNLNSVRGIGKHMPFTSLAFVIGGIALIGVPLTNGFISKWYLLTASLDHGWWLITVVIVICSLLALTYVWRVVEAIYFGTLNEKFDQTIEAPASMVIPLWIMVGVIVWLGVDTRYTVGVAEIIVQNLMPLNLNTTGGGV; translated from the coding sequence ATGTTGACTGATCTGCCCGCATTGCAAGTATTGCTGCCGCTATTCACAGCACCGCTATGTGTGATTTTTTCACGCTTTGGCAAGGTTGCGTGGCTGCTTTCTACTGTGGCGGTGTGGTTAGTGGCGGCGATGTGTATCACTACCTTTTTTCAGGTATATGATAGCAAAGAAGTGCTTACCTATCATATGGGTGGCTGGCAACCGCCTTATGGCATCGAATATCGCATTGACCTGCTCAGTGCCACTATGCTGGCCTTAGTAAGCATGATAGGCGCTATGGTAATGCCTTATGCCATGCGCAGTGTAAACGAAGAAATAGCGCGTGAGCGGCAGCCCTATTTTTATGCTGCATTCTTGCTTTGCCTAAGTGGACTCCTTGGAATTTTATCTACCAACGATGCATTTAACCTCTATGTTTTCTTAGAAATTTCTTCGCTCTCATCTTATGCACTCATCGCCATGGGACGCGACAGGCGCGCCCTAACCGCAGCGTTTCAATATCTTATGTTAGGTACAATAGGCGCAACCTTTATCTTAATTGGTATTGGCTACCTCTATCTAATGACCGGCACATTGAATATTAGCGATTTATCAACCCGCATCAGCGGCATTGAAGATACGCGTCCTGTATTAGTGGCATTTGCCTTTTTGGCGGTGGGTTTATGCATGAAAATTGCCTTATATCCGCTGCATATGTGGTTACCTAATGCCTATGCCTATGCGCCTTCTGTTATTTCTGCTTTTCTGGCCGCCGTGGCCACTAAGGTAGGGGTGTATGCCGTGCTACGCTTTTTCTATACCCTGTTTGGTTATGAATATTCATTCAACGGCATGCATCTTGCACTTATTTTTACGGCGCTTGCAATTCCGGCTATGCTTATCGGCTCAACGGTTGCCATTTTTCAAAATAATCTCAAACGCATGCTAGCATTTTCATCTATTGCGCAAATCGGTTACATTACGCTGGGTATTGGCCTTGATTCGACCAATGGCTTAACCGCCGCTATCGTGCATATGATTAATCACAGCGTTATTAAATTCACATTGTTTTTGGCGCTGGGCTGTTTTGCGTTACGGTTGGGCAGTAAAGTTAATCTCAATAGCGTGCGTGGCATTGGCAAGCACATGCCTTTTACCAGCCTGGCATTTGTTATTGGTGGCATTGCTTTGATAGGCGTTCCACTTACCAACGGCTTTATTAGTAAATGGTATCTACTCACCGCCTCCCTCGATCATGGCTGGTGGTTGATTACCGTGGTTATCGTCATTTGCTCGCTACTGGCGCTTACCTATGTTTGGCGTGTGGTAGAAGCCATTTATTTTGGCACTTTGAACGAAAAATTCGATCAAACAATTGAAGCGCCTGCTTCGATGGTAATTCCATTGTGGATAATGGTTGGCGTGATTGTGTGGCTTGGGGTAGACACCCGCTATACCGTTGGTGTAGCGGAAATAATCGTGCAAAACCTCATGCCATTGAACCTAAATACTACGGGAGGCGGCGTATGA
- a CDS encoding monovalent cation/H+ antiporter subunit D family protein: MIEGLSANASLMIFALIIPLFGAFLLPFFSRQPYLRETVSITTALALLFVVIQLLDVFNTGSRPYVELWQMMPQFNFAFALRPLGMIFALVASSLWLITTIYAIGYMRGNNETGQTRFYVCFALAITATMGVAFSANLFTLFVCYEALSLSTYPLVTHKGNNNAMLGGRVYLGTLMGASLGMFLPAMLIIWHVTGTLDFARGGIIQGQFTPLQTGLLLAMLVFGIAKGALMPMHRWLPAAMVAPTPVSALLHAVAVVKAGVFSIVMVIVYIFGFESLIEITISDWRASAWLPYVACFTIVMSSLIALRQDNLKRRLAYSTIGQLSYIILGAALLAPLSLVGAVMHIVAHAFGKITLFFAAGAIYTASHKTNVSELNGIGRAMPWTMGAFTLGTLCMIGVPPTVGFIGKWYLLMGAVDTGHYVAIAALILSTFLNASYLLPIVHAAFFKKPDSPLTHGEAPKPILWALSLTSLATLVLFFYSDGLLQIACEIPSLWEPMHLL, from the coding sequence ATGATTGAAGGGCTGTCTGCCAACGCATCATTAATGATTTTCGCGCTGATCATTCCGCTTTTTGGGGCATTTTTGCTACCATTTTTCTCACGTCAGCCTTATCTGCGTGAAACTGTATCTATTACCACCGCGCTGGCTTTATTATTTGTTGTCATACAGTTACTGGATGTTTTTAATACCGGCAGCCGCCCCTATGTAGAATTATGGCAAATGATGCCGCAATTTAATTTTGCTTTTGCACTGCGCCCATTAGGTATGATCTTTGCTCTGGTTGCCAGTAGTCTATGGCTCATTACCACCATTTATGCCATTGGCTATATGCGCGGTAATAACGAGACTGGTCAAACGCGTTTTTATGTCTGCTTTGCCCTTGCAATTACGGCAACAATGGGCGTGGCTTTTTCGGCAAATTTATTTACACTATTTGTGTGCTATGAAGCACTCAGCCTTTCCACCTATCCGCTGGTAACCCATAAGGGTAACAATAATGCCATGCTGGGCGGGCGGGTGTATTTAGGCACATTAATGGGCGCGTCGCTCGGAATGTTTTTGCCTGCCATGCTGATTATCTGGCATGTAACGGGCACCCTCGATTTTGCCCGGGGCGGCATTATTCAAGGGCAGTTCACACCGCTGCAAACCGGACTGTTATTAGCAATGCTGGTGTTTGGCATTGCCAAGGGCGCGCTTATGCCCATGCATCGCTGGCTGCCTGCGGCAATGGTAGCTCCAACCCCTGTAAGTGCGTTGTTGCATGCTGTGGCCGTAGTTAAAGCCGGCGTTTTTTCCATTGTTATGGTCATTGTATATATCTTTGGTTTTGAATCGCTTATTGAAATTACTATCAGCGATTGGCGTGCTTCGGCATGGCTACCCTATGTGGCGTGTTTTACCATTGTGATGTCTTCGCTCATTGCGCTGCGGCAAGATAACCTCAAGCGCCGTCTGGCATATTCTACCATTGGCCAGCTTTCCTATATTATTTTAGGCGCTGCATTGCTTGCACCTCTATCGCTGGTAGGCGCGGTGATGCATATTGTTGCGCATGCATTTGGCAAAATAACATTGTTTTTTGCGGCAGGTGCTATTTATACCGCCAGCCATAAAACGAATGTTAGCGAGCTAAACGGCATTGGCCGCGCAATGCCATGGACAATGGGCGCATTCACCCTTGGCACGTTATGTATGATTGGCGTACCACCCACCGTTGGCTTTATTGGCAAATGGTATTTGCTTATGGGCGCTGTCGATACAGGGCATTATGTTGCCATTGCCGCGCTTATTTTGAGTACCTTTTTAAATGCCTCCTATCTTTTGCCAATTGTACATGCGGCATTTTTCAAAAAACCTGATAGCCCGCTTACCCATGGCGAAGCGCCCAAACCTATATTATGGGCATTGAGCCTGACCAGCCTTGCCACGCTTGTTTTGTTTTTCTATTCTGATGGGCTGTTGCAGATCGCCTGTGAAATACCTTCATTATGGGAGCCAATGCACCTGCTATGA
- a CDS encoding Na(+)/H(+) antiporter subunit D: MNLALIPPGLILIIGGILMLFVGRRLREVLTVLLPIITLAQVWNVDTSHLATLPFLAYELIVLHVHPYTHIFATVFCLAALGGGIFALHARNYKEQSAAFVYAGSAIGVTFSGDLITFFIFWELMAIASTMVIWSADSETSRKAGIRYALMHFGGGVVLMAGIVAHVYVTNITALPSFELHMEDWIWTSSVFLEEAKVYGDYDRYLQLESLGIWMIFIGILVNVAAPPFSAWLTDAYPESSPTGMVFLSAFTTKTAVFVLLTLFTGVEILIYIGLFMVFYGIVMAILENDMRKILAYSIINQVGFMVTGIGIGTELAQDGAAAHAFCHIIYKALLLMSAGSVLHMTGKRKCSELGGLYRTMPLTCICGIIGAMAISAFPLTSGFVSKSLISSAAAHEGLEWIWYALAAASAGVFLHAGIKFPWFVFFQKDSGLRPAPPPQNMRVAMVVFAIMCILPGAFPQQTLYFMLPDVITYEANTLEHVVNQLQLLLFSGLAFFVCLPLLKRTPTITLDFDWTYRRLLKGLLIILEKITCAGYTASKCAVQHSLRFFVTRVAHLTGPGGIFAETKTLANTTLIVATLLAGYLLLYYNV, from the coding sequence ATGAATCTGGCACTCATTCCCCCTGGTTTGATTTTGATTATTGGCGGCATTCTTATGCTGTTTGTGGGTCGCCGCTTGCGCGAAGTCCTTACCGTATTGCTGCCAATCATTACCTTGGCACAGGTATGGAATGTTGATACCAGCCATTTGGCTACCCTACCTTTTTTAGCGTATGAACTCATAGTGTTGCATGTGCATCCTTACACGCATATTTTTGCAACGGTGTTTTGTCTGGCCGCACTAGGGGGAGGAATTTTTGCCCTACACGCCCGCAACTATAAAGAGCAATCTGCCGCCTTTGTTTATGCTGGTAGTGCGATAGGCGTTACTTTCTCAGGCGATTTAATTACCTTTTTTATCTTTTGGGAGCTTATGGCCATCGCCTCTACCATGGTGATTTGGAGCGCAGATTCCGAAACATCGCGTAAGGCTGGCATTCGCTATGCACTCATGCATTTTGGTGGCGGCGTGGTTTTGATGGCAGGCATTGTTGCTCATGTATATGTTACTAACATCACCGCATTGCCCAGTTTTGAGCTGCATATGGAAGACTGGATATGGACTAGCTCGGTGTTTTTAGAAGAAGCCAAAGTGTATGGCGATTATGATCGCTACCTACAGCTAGAATCCCTTGGCATTTGGATGATTTTTATTGGCATTCTGGTCAATGTTGCCGCGCCGCCATTTTCTGCGTGGCTAACCGATGCCTATCCCGAATCATCGCCCACGGGCATGGTGTTTTTATCAGCCTTTACCACTAAAACCGCCGTATTTGTACTGCTCACGTTATTCACTGGTGTGGAAATACTGATATATATCGGATTGTTTATGGTGTTTTATGGCATCGTTATGGCCATATTAGAAAACGATATGCGTAAGATTCTGGCCTATAGCATCATCAATCAGGTGGGCTTTATGGTTACAGGCATTGGCATTGGCACTGAGTTGGCACAAGATGGCGCAGCGGCACACGCCTTTTGCCACATTATTTATAAGGCCCTATTGTTAATGTCGGCTGGCAGTGTGTTACACATGACAGGAAAACGAAAATGCTCTGAGCTGGGCGGCTTGTATCGCACCATGCCCCTCACCTGTATTTGCGGTATCATTGGAGCAATGGCAATTTCGGCCTTTCCACTTACCTCGGGTTTTGTTAGTAAATCGCTGATTTCCAGCGCCGCAGCGCATGAAGGGCTGGAATGGATCTGGTATGCATTGGCCGCCGCTTCTGCTGGAGTATTTCTCCACGCGGGCATTAAATTTCCGTGGTTTGTGTTCTTTCAAAAAGACTCTGGCCTACGTCCCGCCCCACCGCCACAAAATATGCGGGTTGCTATGGTAGTATTTGCCATTATGTGCATTTTGCCAGGCGCATTTCCACAGCAAACCCTTTATTTTATGCTGCCCGATGTGATTACTTATGAGGCGAATACGCTGGAGCATGTAGTGAACCAATTGCAGCTACTGCTCTTTTCCGGACTGGCATTTTTTGTGTGCCTGCCCTTGCTTAAACGCACCCCCACCATTACCCTCGATTTTGACTGGACATATCGCAGACTTCTTAAAGGATTGTTGATTATACTTGAAAAAATCACCTGTGCGGGATATACAGCAAGTAAATGTGCAGTGCAGCATAGTCTTCGATTCTTTGTTACCAGAGTTGCCCATCTAACAGGCCCCGGCGGTATTTTTGCCGAAACCAAAACTCTGGCCAATACCACTTTGATTGTGGCAACGTTGCTTGCTGGATATCTGCTACTTTATTACAACGTTTAA
- a CDS encoding citrate synthase, with product MTDKPTAKLDIEGKEKIELPIYRAVEGPSVIDISNLYKETGYFTYDPGFLSTAACESKITYIDGDEGILRYRGYDIADLAEKSDFLEVCYLLLNGDLPTAEEKAKFDHTVTMHTMVHEQLQFLYRGFPRRSHPMAVLVGAVASLSAFYHDSLDIQCEREREISAFRMIAKIPTLAAMSYKYSIGQPFVYPDNTLSYTENFLYMMFATPCEQYKVSPTLVKAMDKIFILHADHEQNASTSSVRLTGSSGANPFACIGAGIASLWGPAHGGANEAVINMLLEIGDEKNIPEFIARAKDKDDPFRLMGFGHRVYKNYDPRASVLRETCHEVLNELGQQNEPLLKIAMELERIALEDEYFVERKLYPNVDFYSGIIYRAMGIPAQMFTVLFAVARTVGWISQWKEMIEDPAQRIGRPRQLFTGSEPRKFVDMNQRKDNKAA from the coding sequence ATGACCGATAAACCCACCGCAAAGCTGGATATCGAAGGTAAAGAAAAAATCGAACTGCCTATCTACCGCGCTGTAGAAGGCCCTAGCGTGATCGACATTAGCAACTTATACAAAGAAACCGGTTATTTCACCTATGATCCGGGCTTTTTATCAACCGCTGCCTGCGAGTCAAAAATTACTTATATCGATGGCGATGAAGGGATTTTGCGCTATCGCGGTTATGATATTGCCGATCTTGCAGAAAAAAGCGATTTTTTAGAAGTATGCTATTTGCTGCTTAACGGCGACCTGCCTACGGCAGAAGAAAAAGCAAAATTTGACCACACTGTGACCATGCACACCATGGTGCATGAGCAATTGCAATTCTTATACCGTGGATTCCCTCGGCGTTCGCACCCTATGGCGGTGTTGGTCGGTGCAGTTGCGTCGCTTTCTGCTTTTTATCACGATAGTCTGGATATCCAATGTGAACGTGAGCGCGAAATTTCGGCCTTCCGCATGATCGCAAAAATCCCAACACTCGCGGCGATGTCCTACAAATACTCCATTGGTCAGCCTTTTGTGTATCCTGATAATACCCTCAGCTATACTGAGAACTTCTTATACATGATGTTTGCAACGCCTTGCGAGCAGTACAAAGTCAGCCCTACCTTAGTGAAGGCGATGGATAAAATATTTATTTTGCATGCCGACCACGAGCAAAATGCCTCTACTTCTTCAGTACGGTTAACCGGCTCTTCGGGCGCCAATCCGTTTGCATGTATTGGTGCTGGCATTGCTTCGCTTTGGGGCCCTGCCCATGGCGGCGCTAACGAAGCGGTTATCAATATGCTGCTGGAAATTGGCGATGAAAAGAACATCCCAGAATTTATCGCCCGCGCCAAAGATAAAGACGATCCGTTCCGACTCATGGGCTTTGGCCACCGTGTGTATAAAAACTACGATCCACGGGCATCGGTTTTGCGCGAGACCTGCCATGAAGTGTTAAACGAGTTAGGCCAGCAAAACGAGCCGTTGCTAAAAATTGCTATGGAACTAGAGCGTATTGCGCTGGAAGATGAATATTTTGTAGAGCGCAAACTTTATCCCAATGTGGATTTCTATTCGGGTATTATTTATCGCGCCATGGGAATTCCGGCGCAGATGTTTACGGTGCTGTTTGCCGTGGCGCGCACCGTGGGCTGGATATCGCAGTGGAAAGAAATGATCGAAGATCCCGCTCAACGTATTGGCCGACCACGTCAGCTTTTCACAGGATCAGAGCCACGTAAATTTGTGGACATGAACCAACGTAAAGACAACAAAGCCGCCTAA
- the trkA gene encoding Trk system potassium transporter TrkA — protein MKIIICGAGQVGASIAQHLAGEDNDVTVIDINEELIEKIRDTQDVTTIVGYASHPNVLERARASEADMIIAVTRYDEVNMVACQVAHSLFNVPMKIARVRNQNYLDPVWSDLYRGDHLPIDVIISPEREVARAILRRLHEPGAIDMIPFCDGRLKVIEVRCMLDCPVLGLPLSLVMKRAQSLKMSIIGILQKDQFKLPRPDMVLNAGDDVYFVADNADVKSALELFGHEEKEARRVIILGGGNVGLYVAQELEHNDHGTKVKVIEASKKRAEEIVGRLSRTVVINGSGLDKDILLEANTDITETFIAVTNDDEVNILGALLAKRYGAKRDITLVNNNSYVPLLPNLGIEITINPRETTISSILQHVRRGKIRAVHSIRNGLAEIVEAEALETSPIIGKSIEMLELPEGVLVGAILRGDEVIIPEEQTVINEHDRLIILSISDQVRKVEKILSVSLDFF, from the coding sequence GTGAAAATAATTATCTGTGGAGCAGGGCAGGTGGGCGCAAGCATTGCGCAGCATCTTGCTGGTGAAGATAACGATGTAACCGTTATTGACATCAATGAAGAGCTCATTGAAAAAATCCGCGATACGCAGGATGTGACCACCATTGTTGGTTATGCGTCCCACCCCAATGTGCTGGAACGCGCCCGCGCTTCCGAAGCGGATATGATAATTGCAGTAACGCGCTATGACGAAGTGAACATGGTTGCCTGTCAGGTAGCGCATTCCTTGTTTAATGTGCCAATGAAAATTGCGCGTGTACGCAACCAAAATTATCTCGACCCCGTGTGGAGCGATTTATATCGCGGCGACCATTTGCCAATTGATGTAATTATCTCGCCCGAACGCGAAGTCGCACGCGCCATTTTGCGCCGCCTACATGAGCCGGGCGCAATTGATATGATTCCGTTTTGCGATGGCCGCCTGAAGGTGATAGAAGTGCGGTGCATGTTGGATTGCCCCGTACTGGGTTTGCCGCTGAGTTTGGTGATGAAGCGGGCACAATCGCTTAAAATGTCTATCATAGGTATATTGCAAAAAGATCAGTTTAAGCTTCCGCGCCCCGATATGGTGCTGAATGCGGGGGATGATGTGTATTTTGTGGCGGATAACGCCGATGTAAAATCTGCTCTTGAGCTGTTTGGTCACGAAGAAAAAGAAGCCCGCCGTGTGATTATTCTGGGTGGGGGGAACGTGGGGCTGTATGTTGCGCAAGAATTGGAGCATAACGACCACGGCACCAAAGTGAAGGTGATTGAAGCCTCTAAAAAACGCGCCGAAGAAATTGTAGGGCGTTTATCGCGTACAGTCGTTATTAACGGTAGCGGGTTGGATAAAGATATTCTTCTGGAGGCGAATACCGACATTACCGAAACCTTTATTGCCGTTACTAACGACGATGAAGTAAACATTCTGGGGGCGCTGCTGGCCAAGCGTTATGGTGCCAAACGCGACATTACCTTGGTGAACAATAACTCATATGTGCCGCTACTGCCAAATTTGGGCATTGAAATCACCATCAATCCACGCGAAACCACTATTTCGAGTATTTTGCAACATGTGCGGCGCGGAAAAATCCGGGCAGTACATTCTATTCGTAACGGATTAGCTGAAATTGTAGAGGCAGAAGCACTCGAAACCTCGCCCATTATTGGTAAAAGCATCGAGATGCTGGAGCTTCCCGAAGGTGTGCTGGTAGGCGCGATTCTGAGAGGGGATGAGGTTATTATCCCTGAAGAGCAAACGGTTATCAACGAGCATGACCGATTAATTATCCTCTCTATTTCGGATCAGGTGCGTAAGGTAGAGAAGATTCTTTCTGTCAGCCTCGACTTCTTCTAA